The Helicobacter sp. MIT 05-5293 nucleotide sequence ACATACACCCCCGGCACATCTTGCACCGCATCACCTAAATCTCTGATAGGACGAGTAAGTATTTCTTCTTGTGGGATTATAGAAATGGAAGCAGGAGCATCTTTAATATCTTGTTCATAACCTGAAGCTGTTACAACAGATCGTCCAAGATTCACTTTACGGACATTAGAGGAATCTTCTTCTAAACTATTACTTTGCCCCCCCCCCGCTACTATTTCATCGGCTAATAGCACATTAGTGCATAGCAATGAAGCAGTAAGCACACTTAATGAAATTTTATTCATAGATTCTCCTTTTTTAAACATAATATCATTTACAAACAATAATAAGAACGATTTGTAAAAGTATCGAAATACTACAAAATCTAAATTTAATAAAAAATAAAAAATATTATTAAAATTATTTTATGTAATGATTATAGAATCTGTTTAATAATCAAGCACGATATATTTTAACAATAAGAATCTTGTTAAGGTTAAACTTTTGCTTAACATCAAAAGGCTAAAATAAAGATTTAAAGTTATTGTGAATAGGAAGAATTATGGCGAAAAAATTACACACTTTTATGGGTGATACTCCTGCCCAAGCACTCAAAGAAGCGCAGGAAAAATTTGGCAGTGATATTTTGCTTGTAGAAACGAAAGAAATTCGTAAAAAATCAATGACTCAACCTGCACTTTATGAAATGGTCGTGGCTGTCGAAGATAACACACCAGCAGCTACTCCACAACCAGCACAAGATGCACCCACGCAAGAAAATGTCCCACCCCCTGCCCTTGATCCTAATCCTGCTCCTAATAGTGTCCAAAAAAGGCTTGATGAAATTGCAGAAAAAAGAATGACAAAGAAAAAACAAGAAGCCCAAAAGCCTAAGATTTATGATGATGTAACGCTCCAACTTTCTGATGCGGTAAGGCAGATTTCAGAAGCTGCGGGTGTGCCAAGTAATATGCCAAGCACTCCTCCTAAACGCGCTGTATCTTCAGGGTATCCCAAACCCACCGCACCTTTAGTATCCAATCGTGGGATTGATGAACGCGCTGAAGATAAGATTCAAGATTTGCAAAATACGCGTTTGGCTCAAAGTGTGAATGAACGACTTGAGCTTAAGGAAATCAAAAAAGAGCTTGATGAGATTAATGACAAAATGAAGCTTATTCAAAATATGTTTTGGGAAGAAAAAAGCCCTAAAAATGAGGGGCTTAATATCCCTCAAGAATTTGCAGAAATTTATCGTATCGCCAAAAGTAGCGGTATGAATCGCGAACATCTTGATACGATTATGAAGCTCTCTTTAGAGTTGATGCCACTTAAAATGCGTTCTAATTCTACGACAATTAAGCGATATTTTCGCGAGGTATTACGCAAGATGATTTATTGTAGGAGCGAGAATCTCCAGAATAATACCAAAAAGATTATGATGCTTGTCGGTCCTACGGGTGTGGGCAAGACAACGACACTTGCAAAGCTTGCAGCGCGTTATTCTCTGATGCTTAATCAACGTTATCGTGTGGGTGTGATTACGCTGGATACTTATCGTTTGGCTGCTGTCGATCAGCTAATGGCGTATGCGCGTATGATGAAGCTTAGTATTGACACGGTGGTCGAACCTGAAGAGTTTGGCAAAGCGATAGATTCTTTAAAACATTGTGATTATATTTTGATTGATACGGCGGGGCATTCACAACATGATCGCTCTAAGCTTGAATCGCTCAAATCGTATTTAAATAATGACTACAAAATTGATGTGAATCTTGTGCTTGCGATTAACGCGAAATATGAGGATCTCAAAGATACTTATAATGCTTTTAGTGAGATGAATATTGATACTTTGATTTTTAGCAAACTTGATGAAAGTCGCAATTTTGGTAATATGTTTTCACTCGTGTATGAAACCAAAAAGCCTATCAGCTATCTTTCGATTGGTCAGGGTGTGCCAAATGATTTGATTCTAGCGGGTAATGATTATTTGGTGGATTGTTTGCTTGATGGATTTAAGCGTCCTAAAGTCAATTAAAGAAGCACTATGATTCATAATCAAGCTTACGAACTTCAAGCTATCGTCCAAAGCCAAGATAAACGCAATTTTAGCGCGACTAAGTTTATCGCTATTACTTCGGGTAAAGGAGGCGTGGGCAAGTCAAGTATTAGCGCGAATCTTGCGTATTGTTTATGGAAAATGCACAAAAAAGTCGCAGTATTTGATGCGGATATTGGCTTGGCAAATTTGGATTTGATTTTTGGTGTCAAAACGCAGAAAAATATTCTTCACGCGTTGCGCGGAGAAGCGAGCTTTCAAGAGATTATTTATCCTATTCAAGAAGATTTGTATTTGATACCGGGTGATAATGGCGAGGAGATTCTCAAATATGCTCATTCGGGCGTTTTTGATAGGTTTTTAAATGAAAGTGATATTTTGGATTCTGTCGATTATATGATTATTGATACCGGTGCAGGGATTGGCGGTATCACACAAGGATTCTTAAATGCAAGTGATGTCGTGATTGTCGTTACAATGCCTGATCCTTCAGCGATCACTGATGCGTATGCGACTATCAAATTAAATGCAAAAAATCGTGAGGAAATTTTTATGATTCTCAATATGGTGAAAAATCAAAAAGAATCTTCAATGGTTTTTAATCGTATTGCTCATATTGCGAGTAAGAATATCCCCTCTTTGCGCTTAGAGATGCTAGGATTTTTGGAGCAAAATAATGCAGTGGCAAAAGCTGTGCGCTCAAGGGAATTATTTGTCAAATCAGAGCCTTTATGTGCGCCTACCACGCAGATTAATGCAATCGCACAGAATCTTGTTGCAAAGTTGGAACAAAATATGCTTCCTACTTCACAAAGCAATCATTTTGCTCATTTCTTTAAGCGAATGTTGGGCTATATTTAGGGGATAAGGAACGAAAGGGATAATATGAAACCTGATAATTATATGAGTTTTAGTATTGTCGCAGGATTTTTCGTAGGTTTGGCGTTTTCGATTGCTAAATTTGATGAAGCTGAATTTGTTGTATTATGGACGATTATTACAACAATGGGTATTTATTTGATTGTAGCAGTGTGTATTTCGCTTTATTTTTGGTTTTTGGATTTTGAGGATTCTAAATTGAAAAAAGGCAAGCTTGAGAGCAATTTGGAATTTTATCGTTTAGAGTTTGATAAGCGTGAAAAAGAATCTGCTAAAATTCGTAACTTTATCAAAAGTATAGAATCTGATGATGAAGAGGCAAATAATGACAAATAAATCAAACCCTAAGGCTCGAGAATGAAAAATGTCAATGGATATAATCAAACCCTAAAATATTCACAAGATGAACTTGCATTGCAATATCTCCCTGCGGTTAAAGCAATGGCTTTTCGTCTTAAAGAACGTTTGCCAAGCTCTATTGAAATGGCGGATTTGGTTTCTATTGGCACAGAAGAGTTAATCAAGCTTGCACGCCGTTATGACAGCACGATTAACGATTCGTTTTGGGGATTTGCGAAGACGCGTGTAAATGGAGCAATGCTTGATTATTTGCGTAGTCTTGATGTGCTTTCTCGTGCTAATCGCAAGCTTGTTAAAAGTATTGATTATGAGGTTTCTAAGTATTTTAATGACCATCAAGAAGAGCCTAGTGATGAATATCTTGCAAAGGTTTTGAATGAAGATATTCAAAAGATTCGTGAGGCGCGTATCGCTTCTGATGTCTATGCACTTGTGCCGATTGACGAACAATACAATGCGATTTGTTCAGAAAATATTTTAGAGAATCTACAAAAAGAAGAGCTTATGGAAATCATTCAGAAGATTCTCAAAAAGCTTGGTAAAAGGGAACAGATGATTATCCAGCTGTATTATTTTGAAGAGCTTAGTTTAAAAGAAATCAGTGAGATTCTTGAGATTACAGAATCGAGAATCTCTCAAATCACCAAAGAAGTGATTAAAAAAATTCGAGAAGCGATAGGAGACATCAATGGCTGATATATTAAGTCAAGAAGAAATTGACGCCTTATTGGAGGTTGTTGATGATGAGGGCGATGCCGCCGAGATAGAGACCCAAGACATTGGACATCAGAAGCAAGTAACACTTTATGACTTTAAACGCCCTAACCGCGTCAGTAAAGAACAATTACGAGCATTTAAATCTATCCATGACAAAATGGCACGGAGTCTTTCTTCGCAAGTCTCTGCAGTGATGCGAAGCATCGTGGAGATTCAGCTCCACAGCGTGGATCAAATGACTTATGGGGAGTTTTTGATGAGTTTGCCCTCCCCGACAAGCTTTAATATTTTCTCTATGAAGCCATTAGAGGGTGCAGCGATTTTGGAGATCAACCCCAGCATTGCTTTTCCGATGATTGATAGACTTTTGGGTGGTAAAGGCGACCCTTATGAAAATTCTCGTGAATTTAGTGATATTGAGCTGAATTTGCTTGATACACTTTTGCGACAAATTATGCAGAATCTTAAAGAGGCATGGTCTTCGGTTACAGAAATTTTCCCCTCTGTTGATGCGAAAGAAAGTAGCCCTAATGTCGTGCAAATCGTGGCTCAAAACGAAATCGTTATTATGGTTGTGATGGAAATCATCATCGGACATAGTAGTGGAATGATGAGTATTTGTTATCCGGTTATTTCTTTAGAATCTGTGCTTTCAAGGTTGGCGAGTCGGGATTTGATGCTTAGTGATACGAGCTCTAAAAAAAGCCGAAACAAGGAATTGCAAGCTTTGATTGCTGGGACAAATGTCATTGTTTCGGGATATTTAGGTGGTGCGACTTTGACGCTCAAAGAAATGCTTGATTTGCAGGTAGGGAATATCGTGCGTTTGGATCGAGTCGCTGATGATACGATTCTCGTATCCATTGATGGTAGAGAAAAATATGTTGCAAGCGTTGGATTGCAAAGATACCGCAAAACGCTTCAGATTAAAGAAGTTATCACAACAGAAAAAGATCAAGTCAAAGAAGTGCTTGAAATGCTTGAAGCTCAACGCAAGAATCGTATTGCTGATATACAAGAGGAGGCTGAATGAAAGCACTAACTGATTTAATTGTCGCAGAGACGACTTCCACGGTCGAAGGATTAATGGGAAAAACCCCAACAGTCAGCCACACAAGAGATGATGATGTGAGTCTTGGCAATCTCCCGTTGCCCTATTCTATCAGCTATATTCAAGCAAGCGGTGATCATAGTGGTGAAATTGCGATGGTAATCCCAGCGCAAATGGGAACAGCATTAGCTGATATGATGCTTGGCGGTGATGGAGAAGCTAAAACAGAAATGAGTGATGATGACCTTGATGCGATTAAAGAAATCAGCTCCAATATTTTTGGCGCAATTTCTACTTCGTTGAATTCTCAAAAAGAATTGCCTAAACTTAACTTTACTTGCTCTAATATCGAGTTTATCACTCAAAGTGTGGATTTATCGCGTTTTGATAAAGCTTATATCTTTAACTTTTCGCTTGATTCGATTCAGTCAAACTTTATTGTATTGGCTAATTCTCTTTTTATGGCAGCATTTGAAGGGGGAGGTGAAGCTCCACAGATTATGGCTGCAGCTCCACAAAATGCTCCTACGCATGCGCTTACGCCGGTTGAGTTTAAAAATATTAATATGATTTTAGATGTGCGACTTAATGTCAAAGTGCGCATTGGGCAAAAACGAATGTTGTTAAAAGATGTGATAGCGATGGATATAGGTAGCGTGATTGAGCTTAATCAGCTTGCTAATGACCCTTTGGATATTCTTGTTGATGATAAAGTGATCGCAAAAGGCGAAGTTGTGATTGTAGATGGGAACTTTGGCATTCAGATTACAGATATTGGCACGAAACGCGATAGGCTTGAGCAATTGCGAGGGTAAGAGAAACTCACATTATGCTTTAAGTCTAGCGGGATTTTCAATCCTCTTTTTATTAAGTATCGTGCGATTTTATTATATCGTTGAGACGGAAATATTTACTGCTAGAAATTATGATTCTCGTCTTTTAATTTCATTGGCAATTTCATAGCCATGCTTGATAGCAAGCGCAATTGAACCTCCGCTTTTAAGTCCAATATCTCCAGCGACAAAGCAGTTTTTCATACTACTTTCATGTAAGTCATTGCACAAAGGCACACCTTTTTCATCAATCTCTAAATGACATTTTTTAAGAAAATCCACCGGTGAAGCTCCACCAATGGCATAAATTGCTCTGTCAAAAGTTTCTTTGTTTTCATCAGAGAATCGCACTCCTACTTTGCCATTATCATCAAAAAGTTCGACAATATCTACACCTAATCGTGTTTTAAGCTTGTTTTGTTCTATTGCTTGCGTAAGTTGTTCGGCATTGGTTTCGTTGATTCGCGTAAATTCTTTTCGGCGATAGTTGAGCGTTACATCGGCATTTTGAGCAAGCATACAAGCATATTCTACAGCAGAATTACCTCCTCCTACAATCAATATTTTTTCATTGTTTTGGCAATCATTGACATTAAAAGATACGATTTTACGGATTGAAGATGGGATAGGATAGCTTGGTTTATTAGGTTGCCCCATTTTGCCAATCGCAATCACAACATAGCGCGCTTGATAAGTTTTATTTTGTGTATTTGTGATCACAAAAATATTATCTTTTTTGTTGATAGATTCTATATCAGATTGGTATTTTACTGGGATATTATGGTGTTGGAGCAATTCATCAAAGAAGCTTATAGTGCTTTCTTTTGTGCCATCAACGAAAGGTATATTGCCTTCAAGATCAATTTTTTGTCCTTTATAATCTTTATCAACACGTTTGCCATCTTTGTAGAATTTTTGAATTGTTGCAGAGTGGTTATCGCTTTTTTCCAGCAGAATAACATTTTTGATACCTAGAATAACGCTTTCTATTGCGGCACTCACTCCACCGGGTCCTCCCCCGATAATGGCAACATCATAAATATTTTCCATTTTATTTTTCTCCTTTTGTTTGTAAGCTGATGTATGTGTATTTTGTGATTTATTTGTGGCTTTAGCGGCAAGATTCAAATCCTCAACCGAATCAAATAAAACACCTTGCATCATTTTGTTTGCATCATCAAATTGCCCATTTTTAAGTCCCCAAATGAATGCTAATAATCCAAGAAGCCCTAATACTAAGGAAACTCCAAGCATAACAGCGACCATTTCAGTGCTCATAATTAACTCTTTGCAAATGTAAATTTTTAAGTGTGGGATTTTAGCATTATTTTTACAGATAAAGATAAACAAGAATCTTTGTAGCTTTGCATATTAAAGCTTGTTAATGTTTGTCAAGTTAATCTTAGGTCTAACATTAATTATACTAGTGTATAATCAGAGATAATTTTTATCATTAATTCGGGAGCTATGTAATGTCAAGCAAAGCAGATGTGCAACCAAAGAAAAAAGTTAGTGTAAGCTTTATGCTTAGCTTTGGTTTCGGAATATTAGTCATTCTTGTCTGTATTATTGTATTTGTAAGCCTTAATCGTGTTAATAATATTATTGTTTCGCTTAATGAAATTAATGATGTCAATGCTCAAGCTCAACGTTATGCAATCAACTTTAGAGGGAGCGTTCATGATAGAGCTATTGCTATCCGTGATGTGGTGCTTATAGATGAAGATGATACTCAAGGGTTACAAAAACTTATGCAGCAAATCAGCAATTTAGAGAAATTTTATAAAGATTCAGAAGATATGATGGAAGAAAAATTCCTTAAAACAAATCTTTTGAAAGATCATCAACGGGCTATTTTGAATGAAATTTCAGCCACTCAAGCAAAAGCTATCCCTTTGATTGTGCAGGTTACACAAGCGAAACTTGCAGGAGACACGAAAAAAGCGCGTGAAATTTTATACACACTTTCGCCTTATTTTGTTCAATGGCTTGCGCAAATTAACGAGTTTATTGATGATGAAGAAAACGCAAATAGTGAGCTTACAAAAGATTTGAGAGAATTGGTTGATAGATTCAAAACATTGCTTTATGTTTTACTTGGGTTTGCAATTATATTTGGTGTGGGAATAGCGACAACGGTTATTCGTGGGCTTTTGCGTATGTTGGGCGGTGAGCCACATAAAGCTTCAGCTATTGTTGCTAAAATCGCTAATGGGAATCTTTCTGAACCTGTTCATTATCATGGTGGCAAAGATTCAATGCTATATTCAATTGCTTCAATGCAAGAGCATCTTAAAGAAACGGTAAAATCTATTTCTGCTTCTTCTTATCAGATTAGTGAAAGTGCCTCTATTGTTTCAAAGACATCTCATGAAGCACAAAATGCAGCCAATGAGCAAAGCCATCATTCTAACCTTATTGCACAAAAACTTCAAGAAATGCACCAAGTCGTTGCAAATATTTCTGATATTGCTAGACAAACAGAAGAGAACTCTTCTAAGACGGTGGATATTTCAGTCGAAGGTATGAAAACGATTGGTGAAACTGCAGAAGAGATTGGTAAAATTACCGAAATGATCAGTGTTTCTGCCAACAATATTCGAGAGTTGCAACAACAATCCGTAGAAATTAGCAATAGTGCTAATTTGATTGCAGAAATAGCCGACCAAACAAACTTACTTGCGCTTAATGCAGCGATTGAAGCGGCACGAGCAGGTGAACATGGAAGAGGATTTGCGGTGGTTGCTGATGAGGTGCGAAAACTTGCTGAAAGGACAGCAGGAACGACTATGGAGATTTCTAGTGCTATTTCTCTTATTCAAGAAAGTATTGGAACTTCGGTTGCTTCGATTGAAGAGATTGTGCCTCAAATCGATAAGGGGCAAAAACTCATTATGGATTCTGTCCAAATTTTAGAATCAATCCAAGATCAAGCTAAAGATTCCTTTGAAAAAGCAAAAATCGTGGCAAGCTCATCATTAGAACAAGGCAATACAATGGCGAGCATCACACATGATATGGAAAATATTTCTAAGCTTTCTAATGATACAAGTCTTTCTTTGCAAAATGCAAACAAACGAATTGATGAGCTTGAACGAATCTCTCAAACGCTCAAAGATAATGTGGCATTTTTTAAAGTCTGACAATTTTCTAAAATATTTGCCAAAGAATATGATTTGTTGTATTCTTTGGTATCTTCATATTCTTTTTCTCAATGATTTTCTTTATTTAAAGCCAAATAAAGAAAATGTTTATTGTTTTTAATAAATACGCATAAGCTAAAGCTTTATAAATCAGTGAATCTGTAGTTTTGCTTCTAAAGTTTTCCATAAAGATACATTTTAATTTTTAATATCATTTTTTATATCTTATTTCACTTATATTTCATACTTTTAAATATAAAATAGCAATTGTAATTATTTTATTTTGCAAGGAAGGGGCTTATGAAATTTGATCGTAAATTGTGGATGCAAATTCACCTTTATTTGAGTTTATTTTTTTTACCAGCGGCATTTATTTATGCGCTGACAGGAGCTTTATATCTTTTTGATTTGAGAGAAGAAGCAGGAGCGAAAGTTCATGAAATAAAGCTTGATTCTATGCCGGAAAAGGGACAAGAGAAAGAGTTTATTATCCAAACTTTGGAAGCAAATCAATTGCCTGTCCCTAAAAATACAGATGTTCGTATGCACAGAGGGAATCCCGCTATGGGTGGTTTGACATATAGCGTAAGTCTTTCTCTAAATAAGCAAGGAGAACCTCAATTAAGGGCTGTTGATAGAAGTTTATATGGAATCTTGTTGCTTATGCACAAAGCAAAAGGTTCAAAATACGAAATCGGCTCTTTCAAGCTTGGACTTTTTGATTTTATTGCGATTGGTTTTGCACTTTCATTGATGATTTTTTATTTTTCAGGCTTAGTGATCACTTCTTTTTGTAAGAAAAACCGAGCAAGTGCATTTGGTGTGTTTGTCGGTGGTTTATTCATTACAAGCTTAGCAATATATTTGAGTGTTTAAGGTCTTATCGTATTGACACAGAATCCAAAACTAACTCTAATTATTTTAGATTCTGTGAATTTAGTCTTGTAACTTTAATATTAGGTTTTTTAGGGGCATTGCACAATACTCAAGATTCAAAAAACTTTTGAATCTTGAGATTTAAAATAATGGTTTGTCCATTTCTTGAGGAATAGGAATGCGCATCGCCTTTAAAATGCTTGGAGCAATGTTATTTAACCCGCCATCGTTGATTTTATCGATACCTTCAATCATTCCAAAGCACCATACTTGCCCCACGGTGTGATTAGTGAGTATATTTCCATTTTCATCTTTCATCTCTTCACAATTCCCATGATCGCTTGTAATGAAAAGTGCGTAATGGTGTTTTTTTGCAGATTCTATGATTTTTCCTAGCTCCTTATCCACCGCTTCCACCGCTTTAATGGCAGCTTCAAAATTACCGGTATGTCCGACCATATCACCATTAGCGAAATTAACAACAATGAAATCAAAACCTTTCTCAATCCCTTCAACCACAGCATTTCCGACTTCCTCGGCACTCATTTGAGGTTGCATATCATAAGTTTGCACTTTTGGTGAGGGGATTAGCACACGCTCTTCACCCGCAAACATTTCTTCTTTGCCGCCATTAAGGAAAAATGTAACATGAGCGTATTTTTCAGTTTCTGCCACATGGAGTTGTTTTAAACCCTTTTGACTAATGACTTCGGCAAGTGTGTTTTGAATAGTCTGTTTGGGGAAGAGAATCGGATAGGGAAATTTTGCATCATATTCTGTCATTGTGGCAGTATAAAGTGTTAATGCTTTATGGGATTCAAACTGCTTAAATGCAGGATTGGCAATCGCATCGACAATTTCTCTCGCTCTATCACTTCGAAAATTCACAAAAATAAATCCCTCGTTATCGTGCATACCTTGATAGTTTATAAAACTTGCAGGCACAATAAATTCATCAAAAATCCCTTCATTGTATTGCGACTGGATATAGTCTTTAGGAGAGAGAGAAGTTTGATGTTGTGCCAAAACAATCGCTTCATAGGCTTTTTGGATTCTCTCCCAGCGATTGTCTCTATCCATTGCATAGAATCTCCCCGAAATACTCGCAATCTCAATATTAGGTGAGAGAATCTCCTCAATTTGCTGCAGATAAGTTATCGCGCTTTGGGGTAATACATCTCTACCATCAGTGATAAGGTGGAGATAGATTTTTTTATCTTGTGAAGAGAGAATCTGTGCTAAGGCGATGATATGTGATAGATGAGAATGCACGCCACCATCACTGATTAAGCCACATAAATGTATCGTTTGTGCATTTTGGCTTACATATAGCAGTGCGGAATTGTTTTGAATCTCATTTTTTTCAATGGCTAAGGAAATTTTTACAAGATCTTGATAGAGGATTCTGCCTGAACCGATACACATATGTCCGACTTCGGAATTGCCCATTTGTCCTTTTGGTAATCCCACGCTCAAACCAAAAGTATCAATCATACCATAAGGAACATTTGCAAACAAATAATCATAAGCAGGTTTTTTGGCATGGAAAAACGCATTATGCGTTGTTTTAGCATTATAGCCGATGCCATCGGTAACAACAAGGATAGTTTTCATATACACTCCTATGATAAAATACTTTTTTTGTAAGATTGTAGCCAAAATCTAAGATTTTTTAAATAAACCGCAACACTAAATTGTTGCATTTTCAAGGAAGGACGATGCTTTATCTTTTATATCAGCATTTTAATGTGAATCTGCTCTCTTATATTACTTTTCGTGCGGGCGTGGCTTTTTTTGTTGCTTTTGTCTTGAGTGTTTTGTTGATGCCTTATTTTATTAAGTGGGCTAAGGCAAAAAAGGCAAATCAACCGATTTCGACTTATGTCGTAGCACATGAAAACAAAAGAAATACCCCCACAATGGGAGGTCTTGTATTTGTCGTGAGTATGTTTATTTCTTCTTTGTTGTGTGCTAATCTGTTTAATCCTTATGTGCTTTTGGGGTTGTTTTGTATCGCGGCTTTTATGTTGATTGGAGCAAGAGACGATTATATGAAAATTTCTGCTAAAAGTAATGCCGGAATGAGCGCAAAGATGAAGTTTGGTTTGCTCTTTATTGTTGCACTGCTAATTACCTCAACTTTGCTTTACATAGGACACAATACTAATCTTTATATTCCTTTTATGAAGAATCCACTTTTTGATATGGCAGCATTTAAGCTGGGAGGTATTCCTGTCATTGCTTTAGGATTCTGGCTACTTGTCTTTTTGGCGACTACTAATGCTGTGAATATTACTGATGGGCTTGATGGATTAGCCACGGTGCCAAGCATTTGTGCGCTTTTCAGCCTTTCTGTTTTTGTTTATGTTGCTGGACATGCAGGATTCTCGGGATATTTGTTGTGGCCTAAAGTCGTTGATAGTGGGGAGCTTGCTGTGCTTTCGGTCGCACTCATTGGCGCACTTTTTGGATTCTTGTGGTATAACTGCCATCCCGCTCAAGTTTTTATGGGAGATAGCGGAAGTTTGGCTTTAGGTGCTTTTATCGCATATATGGCGATTGTCTCCAATAATGAAATATTATTAATTCTGATAGGAATCATCTTTGTGATTGAGGCACTTTCGGTGATTTTGCAAGTGGGAAGTTATAAATATCGTAAAAAGCGTATTTTTGCGATGGCACCTATTCATCATCATTTTGAGGTAAGAGGTTGGGCAGAAAATAAAATCATTGTGCGTTTTTGGATTATCGCAATTTTGGCAAATATTATTGCCCTTTTAAGCCTCAAGATTCGTTAAAGAAGAGATTTAAGGAGCTTCATCAATGAAACATAAAAGCATTTTTGGATATGGCGTTACGACTACGCCATTAGTCGCATTTTTGAACAAACAAGGTGAGAAGCTTTATATTTATGATGATAAGTTTAAAGATATTTCTACTGATGAAAAAGGTAATACTTTTTTGCCCTCAAGTGCTTTTGAATCTGCATCAAGCAGTATGGAGATTCTTAGTCCGGGCATTCCCCCTTATCACCCTTTGATTCAAAAGGCGCAACATCGTATCAGCGAATATGATTATTTTGATATGCTCTTAAATGATGAAGCCCAAAAGCCTTTAAATATATGGATTAGTGGCACGAATGGCAAAACAACCACGACCGAAATAACGACACTTTTACTCTCGCCTTTTGGAGCAAAAAGTGGAGGAAATATCGGCACACCTTTAGCCACACTTTATGAAGAAAAAGCACCCGTGTGGGTGCTTGAAACAAGTTCTTTCAGTTTGCATTATACGCAAAAAGCTTGTCCTCATATTTATGCGTTGCTTCCGGTGAGAGAAGATCACATCACTTGGCATGGAAGTTTTGAGAATTATGTGAGTGATAAGCTAAAACCTCTCACATTGATGAATGCTCAAAGTTATGCAATTATCCCCGATGAGCTTTCTTCCCACCCAACACTCAAGGCTTATAAAGGGCATTTGATCACCTATAAAGATTCTGTTGATTTGGCGCAAAAATTAGATTTACCGATTGAACGCATTGTGTTTAAAGAACCTTTTTTGCTTGATGCTTTGATTGCGCTTGGGATTGCTAAAGTAGGATTCAAATGTGAAGATATTGAGCGGTTAAATCTATTTAAAATTGGTAAGCATCGTATTGAAGAATTTTA carries:
- the murD gene encoding UDP-N-acetylmuramoyl-L-alanine--D-glutamate ligase; amino-acid sequence: MKHKSIFGYGVTTTPLVAFLNKQGEKLYIYDDKFKDISTDEKGNTFLPSSAFESASSSMEILSPGIPPYHPLIQKAQHRISEYDYFDMLLNDEAQKPLNIWISGTNGKTTTTEITTLLLSPFGAKSGGNIGTPLATLYEEKAPVWVLETSSFSLHYTQKACPHIYALLPVREDHITWHGSFENYVSDKLKPLTLMNAQSYAIIPDELSSHPTLKAYKGHLITYKDSVDLAQKLDLPIERIVFKEPFLLDALIALGIAKVGFKCEDIERLNLFKIGKHRIEEFYDTQDRLWVDDSKGTNVDATIEAIRRYADKHLIIILGGDDKGANLTPLFDFMQGKDICIYAIGSNEARLADFAKKYALPCVPSTTLQKAMELIKQVRKTDDVVLLSPAAASLDQFSSYKQRGEIFVKLALQ